The following coding sequences lie in one Chionomys nivalis chromosome 8, mChiNiv1.1, whole genome shotgun sequence genomic window:
- the Carns1 gene encoding carnosine synthase 1 isoform X1, with protein sequence MLCQDPLSTEWDCPLGSKDLDGKEGPWKGSAPLPPTGCFPGPWRQDVSLDCKGSPEEAEARAWTVYYYGLLQSCLQQAGLPETQDRSQAPCTGRPGAEVTLCILGSPSTFLSLLLEGGVQSPGNMLLCLSPAWLMKVVAPGQEGEASLLVSKAVSFYPGGLTFLDDFVPPRHATYFLAGLGPESGHGREAAELARNLTCPTGASAELARLLEDRLLTRWLLSQQTGVAVPATLAFTYRPPGLLRGGDASPGLRLVELSGKEGQETLVKEEIEAFVHSEALGEASQVAVRLSGWRWRGQQALRLHLRVEPSAVVNTVLALLEKLEEEESVLVEAMCPPARLPLPGSPAPGPELAVRICAVVCRIQGDRPLLSKVVCGVGRGDQLVRHHNTLPRTLEVALAQCGLEEAAQVALLGQRIKEAAEAALAAVLALEAGLSVEQRGGRQVHIDFLGVDFVLTVAGRTLTPAVLKLNSGLCLEACGALEGLWAAPRLGRSVKEAAAASLVETMLRRSGRHLMEGKQLLVIGAGGVSKKFVWEAARDYGLKLHLVESDPNHFASQLVQTFIHFDVTEHRRDEENAQQLAELVRARNLKLDGCFSFWDDCLVLTALLCCELGLPCSPPAAMYLAKQKSRTQLHLLRCPGPPWPATSLHAVACCPLESEADVERAIDQVPLPGVMKLEFGSGAVGVQLVKDGPQCHEHFSRILHDLQGEADHPGIGLGWGNAMLLMEFVEGTEHDVDLVVFGGRLLAAFVSDNGPTRLPGFTETAACMPTGLAPEQEAQLVQAAFRCCLGCGLLDGVFNVELKMTGAGPKLIEINPRMGGFYLRDWILEIYGVDLLLASAMVACGLQPALPAHPRARGYLVGIMCLVSQHIDMLSSPSSRETLQALHDQGLLRLNLLEEALIPGQYEEPYCNVACAGSSPAEARLRLLGICQGLGIDRPNYPVAHFLSHFK encoded by the exons CTCTGCCAGGATCCACTGAGTACGGAGTGGGACTGTCCCCTGGGCTCCAAGGACCTGGATGGAAAGGAAGGACCATGGAAAGGAAGCGCTCCCCTGCCACCCACTGGGTGCTTCCCTGGGCCCTGGCGCCAGGATGTTAGCCTGGACTGCAAGGGGTCCCCAGAAGAGGCTGAGGCTCGGGCCTGGACTGTGTATTACTATGGTCTCCTTCAGAGCTGTCTGCAGCAAGCTGGCCTTCCTGAGACCCAGGACCGCAGCCAGGCACCTTGTACAG GCCGCCCTGGAGCAGAGGTGACCTTGTGCATTCTGGGTTCCCCCAgcacctttctgtctctgttgctGGAGGGTGGGGTCCAGAGccctg GAAACATGCTCCTTTGCCTGTCCCCTGCATGGCTGATGAAGGTGGTAGCTCCAGGCCAAGAGGGTGAGGCGTCCCTGCTGGTCTCCAAGGCTGTGAGCTTCTATCCAGGGGGCCTGACATTCCTGGATGATTTTGTTCCCCCTCGGCATGCCACCTACTTCCTGGCAGGCCTGGGGCCAGAATCTGGCCATGGCAGGGAGGCGGCAGAGCTGGCTCGGAACCTCACTTGCCCCACAGGAGCCTCAGCGGAGCTGGCACGACTGCTGGAGGACCGGCTGTTGACGAGGTGGTTGCTGTCCCAGCAGACCGGTGTGGCGGTGCCAGCTACCCTGGCTTTCACTTATAGGCCTCCAGGGCTGCTTCGGGGAGGGGATGCCAGCCCTGGACTACGGCTGGTGGAGCTGAGTGGGAAGGAGGGCCAGGAAACACTGGTGAAAGAGGAAATAGAGGCCTTTGTGCACTCCGAGGCCTTGGGTGAAGCATCACAG GTGGCTGTGAGGCTTAGCGGCTGGCGCTGGCGGGGACAGCAAGCATTGCGCCTGCACCTGCGGGTGGAGCCGTCTGCAGTGGTGAACACCGTGCTGGCATTGCTGGagaagctggaggaggaggagagtgtCCTTGTGGAGGCCATGTGCCCACCTGCCCGCCTGCCCTTGCCAG GCAGTCCCGCACCTGGCCCCGAGCTGGCTGTGCGCATCTGCGCAGTGGTGTGTCGGATTCAGGGTGATAGGCCCCTACTGAGCAAG GTGGTGTGCGGTGTGGGCCGTGGGGACCAGCTCGTGCGGCATCACAACACCCTGCCGAGAACACTGGAGGTGGCGCTGGCCCAGTGCGGCCTGGAAGAAGCGGCGCAGGTGGCGCTCCTGGGGCAGCGCATCAAAGAAGCAGCAGAAGCCGCGTTGGCCGCAGTGCTGGCCCTGGAGGCCGGATTGAGTGTTGAGCAGCGCGGTGGGCGCCAAGTGCACATCGACTTCCTCG GCGTGGACTTCGTTCTCACAGTGGCCGGCCGCACGCTGACCCCCGCGGTCCTTAAGCTGAACAGTGGCCTGTGCCTGGAGGCGTGCGGCGCGCTTGAGGGGCTGTGGGCCGCGCCGCGCCTGGGACGCTCGGTGAAGGAGGCGGCGGCAGCATCGCTGGTGGAGACCATGCTGCGGCGCTCGGGGCGCCACCTGATGGAAGGAAAGCAACTGTTGGTGATCGGCGCCGGCGGCGTCAGCAAGAAGTTCGTGTGGGAGGCGGCGCGCGACTACGGACTGAAG CTGCACCTGGTGGAATCGGACCCTAACCACTTTGCATCCCAGCTGGTGCAGACCTTCATCCACTTCGATGTGACGGAGCACCGGAGAGATGAGGAGAACGCACAGCAGCTGGCTGAGCTGGTACGGGCACGCAATCTGAAGCTAGACGGCTGCTTCTCCTTCTGGGATGACTGCTTGGTGCTCACCGCTCTGCTCTGCTGTGAGCTGGGTCTGCCCTGCAGCCCCCCAGCTGCCATGTACCTGGCGAAGCAGAAGAGCCGTACCCAGCTACACCTATTGCGATGCCCGGGCCCACCCTGGCCTGCGACCTCCCTCCATGCTGTGGCCTGCTGCCCATTGGAGAGTGAGGCTGATGTGGAGAGAGCCATCGACCAGGTACCCCTGCCAGGTGTGATGAAACTGGAGTTTGGCTCAGGAGCGGTGGGTGTGCAGCTGGTAAAGGATGGGCCCCAGTGCCACGAGCACTTTTCCCGGATCCTCCATGACTTGCAGGGTGAAGCTGACCACCCAGGCATCGGGCTGGGCTGGGGCAATGCCATGCTGCTGATGGAATTTGTCGAGGGCACAGAGCACGATGTGGACCTGGTGGTGTTTGGTGGACGGCTGCTGGCTGCTTTTGTCTCTGATAATGGCCCCACAAGGCTGCCTGGCTTCACGGAGACTGCAGCCTGCATGCCCACTGGGCTAGCACCAGAGCAGGAGGCCCAGCTGGTACAGGCAGCTTTTCGCTGCTGCCTGGGCTGTGGGCTGCTAGATGGAGTTTTCAATGTGGAGCTCAAGATGACTGGGGCCGGGCCAAAGCTCATCGAGATCAACCCACGCATGGGAGGGTTCTACCTTCGAGACTGGATCCTGGAGATCTATGGTGTGGATTTGCTGTTGGCTTCTGCCATGGTGGCCTGTGGCCTGCAGCCGGCCCTGCCTGCCCACCCTCGTGCCCGTGGCTACCTGGTGGGCATCATGTGCCTGGTGTCCCAGCACATAGATATGCTGAGTTCCCCTAGCAGTCGAGAGACTCTGCAAGCCCTCCATGACCAGGGTCTATTGCGACTCAACCTGCTGGAGGAGGCCCTGATACCTGGCCAGTATGAGGAGCCTTACTGCAATGTGGCCTGTGCTGGGTCCAGCCCTGCTGAGGCCCGTCTCCGCCTGCTGGGCATCTGTCAGGGCTTGGGCATTGACAGACCCAACTACCCAGTTGCCCATTTCCTGTCTCATTTCAAATAG
- the Carns1 gene encoding carnosine synthase 1 isoform X2, whose protein sequence is MLLCLSPAWLMKVVAPGQEGEASLLVSKAVSFYPGGLTFLDDFVPPRHATYFLAGLGPESGHGREAAELARNLTCPTGASAELARLLEDRLLTRWLLSQQTGVAVPATLAFTYRPPGLLRGGDASPGLRLVELSGKEGQETLVKEEIEAFVHSEALGEASQVAVRLSGWRWRGQQALRLHLRVEPSAVVNTVLALLEKLEEEESVLVEAMCPPARLPLPGSPAPGPELAVRICAVVCRIQGDRPLLSKVVCGVGRGDQLVRHHNTLPRTLEVALAQCGLEEAAQVALLGQRIKEAAEAALAAVLALEAGLSVEQRGGRQVHIDFLGVDFVLTVAGRTLTPAVLKLNSGLCLEACGALEGLWAAPRLGRSVKEAAAASLVETMLRRSGRHLMEGKQLLVIGAGGVSKKFVWEAARDYGLKLHLVESDPNHFASQLVQTFIHFDVTEHRRDEENAQQLAELVRARNLKLDGCFSFWDDCLVLTALLCCELGLPCSPPAAMYLAKQKSRTQLHLLRCPGPPWPATSLHAVACCPLESEADVERAIDQVPLPGVMKLEFGSGAVGVQLVKDGPQCHEHFSRILHDLQGEADHPGIGLGWGNAMLLMEFVEGTEHDVDLVVFGGRLLAAFVSDNGPTRLPGFTETAACMPTGLAPEQEAQLVQAAFRCCLGCGLLDGVFNVELKMTGAGPKLIEINPRMGGFYLRDWILEIYGVDLLLASAMVACGLQPALPAHPRARGYLVGIMCLVSQHIDMLSSPSSRETLQALHDQGLLRLNLLEEALIPGQYEEPYCNVACAGSSPAEARLRLLGICQGLGIDRPNYPVAHFLSHFK, encoded by the exons ATGCTCCTTTGCCTGTCCCCTGCATGGCTGATGAAGGTGGTAGCTCCAGGCCAAGAGGGTGAGGCGTCCCTGCTGGTCTCCAAGGCTGTGAGCTTCTATCCAGGGGGCCTGACATTCCTGGATGATTTTGTTCCCCCTCGGCATGCCACCTACTTCCTGGCAGGCCTGGGGCCAGAATCTGGCCATGGCAGGGAGGCGGCAGAGCTGGCTCGGAACCTCACTTGCCCCACAGGAGCCTCAGCGGAGCTGGCACGACTGCTGGAGGACCGGCTGTTGACGAGGTGGTTGCTGTCCCAGCAGACCGGTGTGGCGGTGCCAGCTACCCTGGCTTTCACTTATAGGCCTCCAGGGCTGCTTCGGGGAGGGGATGCCAGCCCTGGACTACGGCTGGTGGAGCTGAGTGGGAAGGAGGGCCAGGAAACACTGGTGAAAGAGGAAATAGAGGCCTTTGTGCACTCCGAGGCCTTGGGTGAAGCATCACAG GTGGCTGTGAGGCTTAGCGGCTGGCGCTGGCGGGGACAGCAAGCATTGCGCCTGCACCTGCGGGTGGAGCCGTCTGCAGTGGTGAACACCGTGCTGGCATTGCTGGagaagctggaggaggaggagagtgtCCTTGTGGAGGCCATGTGCCCACCTGCCCGCCTGCCCTTGCCAG GCAGTCCCGCACCTGGCCCCGAGCTGGCTGTGCGCATCTGCGCAGTGGTGTGTCGGATTCAGGGTGATAGGCCCCTACTGAGCAAG GTGGTGTGCGGTGTGGGCCGTGGGGACCAGCTCGTGCGGCATCACAACACCCTGCCGAGAACACTGGAGGTGGCGCTGGCCCAGTGCGGCCTGGAAGAAGCGGCGCAGGTGGCGCTCCTGGGGCAGCGCATCAAAGAAGCAGCAGAAGCCGCGTTGGCCGCAGTGCTGGCCCTGGAGGCCGGATTGAGTGTTGAGCAGCGCGGTGGGCGCCAAGTGCACATCGACTTCCTCG GCGTGGACTTCGTTCTCACAGTGGCCGGCCGCACGCTGACCCCCGCGGTCCTTAAGCTGAACAGTGGCCTGTGCCTGGAGGCGTGCGGCGCGCTTGAGGGGCTGTGGGCCGCGCCGCGCCTGGGACGCTCGGTGAAGGAGGCGGCGGCAGCATCGCTGGTGGAGACCATGCTGCGGCGCTCGGGGCGCCACCTGATGGAAGGAAAGCAACTGTTGGTGATCGGCGCCGGCGGCGTCAGCAAGAAGTTCGTGTGGGAGGCGGCGCGCGACTACGGACTGAAG CTGCACCTGGTGGAATCGGACCCTAACCACTTTGCATCCCAGCTGGTGCAGACCTTCATCCACTTCGATGTGACGGAGCACCGGAGAGATGAGGAGAACGCACAGCAGCTGGCTGAGCTGGTACGGGCACGCAATCTGAAGCTAGACGGCTGCTTCTCCTTCTGGGATGACTGCTTGGTGCTCACCGCTCTGCTCTGCTGTGAGCTGGGTCTGCCCTGCAGCCCCCCAGCTGCCATGTACCTGGCGAAGCAGAAGAGCCGTACCCAGCTACACCTATTGCGATGCCCGGGCCCACCCTGGCCTGCGACCTCCCTCCATGCTGTGGCCTGCTGCCCATTGGAGAGTGAGGCTGATGTGGAGAGAGCCATCGACCAGGTACCCCTGCCAGGTGTGATGAAACTGGAGTTTGGCTCAGGAGCGGTGGGTGTGCAGCTGGTAAAGGATGGGCCCCAGTGCCACGAGCACTTTTCCCGGATCCTCCATGACTTGCAGGGTGAAGCTGACCACCCAGGCATCGGGCTGGGCTGGGGCAATGCCATGCTGCTGATGGAATTTGTCGAGGGCACAGAGCACGATGTGGACCTGGTGGTGTTTGGTGGACGGCTGCTGGCTGCTTTTGTCTCTGATAATGGCCCCACAAGGCTGCCTGGCTTCACGGAGACTGCAGCCTGCATGCCCACTGGGCTAGCACCAGAGCAGGAGGCCCAGCTGGTACAGGCAGCTTTTCGCTGCTGCCTGGGCTGTGGGCTGCTAGATGGAGTTTTCAATGTGGAGCTCAAGATGACTGGGGCCGGGCCAAAGCTCATCGAGATCAACCCACGCATGGGAGGGTTCTACCTTCGAGACTGGATCCTGGAGATCTATGGTGTGGATTTGCTGTTGGCTTCTGCCATGGTGGCCTGTGGCCTGCAGCCGGCCCTGCCTGCCCACCCTCGTGCCCGTGGCTACCTGGTGGGCATCATGTGCCTGGTGTCCCAGCACATAGATATGCTGAGTTCCCCTAGCAGTCGAGAGACTCTGCAAGCCCTCCATGACCAGGGTCTATTGCGACTCAACCTGCTGGAGGAGGCCCTGATACCTGGCCAGTATGAGGAGCCTTACTGCAATGTGGCCTGTGCTGGGTCCAGCCCTGCTGAGGCCCGTCTCCGCCTGCTGGGCATCTGTCAGGGCTTGGGCATTGACAGACCCAACTACCCAGTTGCCCATTTCCTGTCTCATTTCAAATAG